In Geminocystis sp. NIES-3709, a single genomic region encodes these proteins:
- a CDS encoding IS4 family transposase has translation MFQLPQDYQDNFKKQFNLPQYLTLCLLVNLLQNLKTVRLEEMAKLFPYPIKLRSRIKKLQRFLSLENWKIETIWFPILKSWIINNWESKKVIYLVIDRTQWQNINILMVSLVYNQRAIPIYFTLLDKKGSSNLLEQKQVLEPSINLLIEYKIIVLGDREFCSVDLAKWLSLEKQVYLSLRLKKSEYVELESDIWFRLSELGLCPGFSVYYRGIKVTKTKGFSGINLAAKWKKNYRNKSSKEPWFILTNLASMSETISAYSKRMGIEEMFRDLKLGGYNLESTKVNNERLISLIILITLSYSYSTFIGEEIKRKGISEYLVRPTEKGRKYKRNSDFSIGLNAIKWLSEICFFQEQLEELTSLFPQKHSYYRQGMRAISLIQSAL, from the coding sequence ATGTTTCAACTTCCCCAAGATTATCAAGATAATTTTAAAAAGCAGTTTAATTTACCTCAATATTTAACTCTTTGTCTTTTAGTTAACTTACTCCAAAATCTTAAAACTGTTAGGTTAGAAGAAATGGCAAAACTTTTTCCTTATCCGATTAAATTAAGAAGTAGAATTAAAAAGTTACAAAGATTTCTAAGTCTGGAAAATTGGAAAATTGAAACTATCTGGTTTCCTATTTTAAAATCATGGATTATTAATAATTGGGAATCGAAAAAAGTTATCTATTTAGTAATTGATAGAACACAGTGGCAAAATATTAATATATTGATGGTAAGTTTAGTTTATAATCAAAGAGCTATTCCCATTTATTTTACATTACTAGATAAAAAAGGAAGCAGTAATTTATTAGAACAAAAACAAGTATTAGAACCGAGTATTAATTTATTAATTGAATATAAAATAATCGTTTTAGGAGATAGAGAATTTTGCTCTGTAGATTTAGCAAAGTGGTTATCACTAGAGAAACAGGTTTATTTATCTCTACGTTTAAAAAAGAGCGAATATGTCGAATTAGAATCTGATATATGGTTTCGATTAAGTGAATTAGGTTTATGTCCTGGATTCTCTGTATATTATCGAGGAATAAAAGTTACAAAAACGAAGGGATTTTCAGGAATTAATTTAGCAGCAAAGTGGAAAAAAAATTATCGAAATAAATCTAGCAAAGAGCCATGGTTTATTCTCACAAATTTAGCAAGTATGTCGGAAACAATCTCCGCTTATTCCAAAAGAATGGGCATCGAAGAAATGTTTAGAGATTTGAAATTAGGCGGTTATAATTTAGAGAGTACAAAAGTCAATAATGAACGACTAATTTCTTTAATTATACTAATAACGTTATCCTATAGTTATTCAACATTTATAGGAGAAGAAATTAAAAGAAAAGGAATAAGTGAATATCTAGTTCGTCCGACTGAAAAAGGTAGAAAATATAAAAGAAATAGTGATTTTTCTATTGGTTTAAATGCCATAAAATGGCTAAGTGAAATCTGCTTTTTCCAAGAACAATTAGAGGAGTTAACCTCTTTATTTCCTCAGAAACACTCCTATTATCGTCAAGGTATGAGGGCTATTTCCCTTATCCAATCTGCATTATGA
- a CDS encoding DUF3352 domain-containing protein encodes MEKLQIGLLSGILINSTSNLLESPQFRSSIKALPTENDGYLYLQWQPLKPYLVQKFPIVKIAELGFKPLFDNLQSLTIVSEGVESGVRKGTIFFNLSISK; translated from the coding sequence ATGGAAAAGTTACAAATCGGTCTTTTGAGTGGTATTTTAATCAACTCTACCAGTAATTTACTAGAATCTCCTCAGTTTCGATCGAGTATTAAAGCCTTACCAACGGAAAATGATGGATATTTATATTTACAGTGGCAACCTTTAAAACCTTACCTTGTTCAAAAATTTCCCATCGTCAAGATTGCCGAGTTAGGATTTAAACCACTATTTGATAATTTACAATCTTTAACAATCGTAAGTGAAGGTGTGGAAAGTGGGGTAAGAAAAGGTACAATTTTCTTTAATTTATCCATTTCAAAGTAG